One Capsicum annuum cultivar UCD-10X-F1 chromosome 2, UCD10Xv1.1, whole genome shotgun sequence genomic window carries:
- the LOC107859145 gene encoding pre-mRNA-processing factor 39-2 isoform X3, giving the protein MRILLSNEEIGQVVKDLQDPSDNSVRLIALYKYRYCGDQLYQKACQLEEKIRSFESSIQRRYFQATPLDNVELKNWHDYLDFIEKQDDFDWALKLYERCLISCANYPEFWIRYVDFMEAMGGRELAMFALERATKVFSKNVPEIHLFTARYMEQIGDPNGARTSFPPINTDRDSCFIQYVINRANMEKRLGNRAAACEIYKRAIDVAAKEQKLQCIPMLYAGYYRLRHMITASVEAARDVIIDGIQRFPGCRLLYEELIRFAMAHEGTKQLSIVDSVIANAISPVSDVSKDLDIKDRESISILFLELVDLCGSISEIRKAWSRHIKLFPQFIRTNTSLKHIGTGQSSLNSFTEQRKNISYVLVNQPSKGPSSGHMIQLTEGEQAHLLPLKDGKLPDQLSAELSLAVVNGKDTTGKQGQSSPRMEDLSSGNGSGKNELSFDPVVQSKDDSSTPMELSHGPSQQRREDLPGSMDFSYDSIPQPGEDASKSPGPVLDFKEPPRLLSDLEASQKHPSSEIVNRDQDVELEQPPVPVSLENLSLVSGERDSQNFVTMHSDDPESGEEIPVSHTGRPQDPVNNGDGPASCSSPSTCLYSKSAQTHSGPVTVKSSLQVIDTAPVPESRSSQVLNQPAGYDQQQKPQRAASQELHLLDSRGDSQIQQVLDKSTVQCQSGTSQENMRSNKCWRMNNTPQKISMSGNHLQASSSPVSNSQPSTAQHSVHNSPQIGPNPHQEALNQTSQDISLSENPPQRSSSRASFSQPNTPQHSGQSSQQLGPLHHQEALNQTSQHHYQQQHLLHWQYQQHQLQMQQPYTSIQQQQMHLHPSQQLYQHQQLIQQQQQQQSQQHTPLLQQQQYFQQIQSLQYSQQQYLLHQLQYLPQAQQLWHQQFQQQAQQMKAQEGQQTQEQQQEQYRQSQELAYQMQQHTYQLLLHQYQVQQQGYQSMQQQQQWQQQGHLQLQQYSHLQQQQYHHLEQLTDEEYNQTHQGQQVVEQHSSGTPAPESESPEIARQPHSAEKARYSVSPYRRPPAHGVSPSHSTGTSASKTSSFSRKNSSQDK; this is encoded by the exons ttttGCTATCGAATGAAGAAATTGGTCAAGTTGTTAAGGACCTCCAGGATCCTAGTGACAATTCAGTCAGGTTGATAGCACTATACAAGTACAGATACTGTGGAGATCAGTTATATCAGAAAGCTTGTCAACTAGAGGAAAAAATTAGAAGCTTTGAATCAAGCATCCAGAGGCGATATTTCCAGGCAACTCCCCTTGACAATGTTGAGCTGAAGAACTGGCATGATTATCTCGACTTTATTGAAAAACAAGACGATTTTGATTGG GCCCTAAAACTTTATGAGAGGTGCTTGATATCCTGTGCCAACTACCCTGAGTTCTGGATACGTTATGTGGATTTCATGGAGGCTATGGGAGGACGAGAGCTAGCGATGTTTGCTTTAGAACGAGCAACAAAAGTTTTCTCTAAG AATGTTCCAGAAATCCATCTGTTTACTGCTAGATATATGGAGCAAATTGGAGATCCAAATGGTGCTCGCACTTCCTTTCCTCCTATTAATACAGATCGGGACTCCTGTTTCATTCAATATGTTATTAATCGAGCAAATATGGAAAAACGTCTG GGAAATCGCGCAGCTGCTTGTGAGATTTACAAAAGAGCAATTGATGTGGCAGCGAAGGAGCAGAAATTGCAGTGCATTCCTATGCTATACGCTGGTTATTATCGTCTCAGACACATG ATCACTGCTAGTGTGGAGGCTGCAAGAGATGTAATAATTGATGGAATACAGCGTTTCCCTGGTTGCAGACTTCTTTATGAG GAATTGATAAGATTTGCAATGGCTCATGAAGGAACTAAGCAATTGAGCATAGTAGACTCTGTCATAGCTAATGCAATCTCTCCTGTGTCAGACGTATCCAAAGATTTGGATATAAAAGATCGAGAAAgtatatctatattatttttggag TTGGTTGATCTTTGTGGATCTATCTCTGAGATCAGAAAGGCATGGAGTCGTCACATTAAACTGTTTCCTCAGTTCATAAGAACCAATACCTCATTGAAACACATAGGTACTGGGCAGAGTTCACTGAACAGCTTTACTGAACAAAGGAAAAACATCTCCTATGTACTAGTTAATCAGCCATCAAAAGGACCAAGCTCTGGCCATATGATCCAGCTGACCGAAGGAGAGCAGGCACATTTACTGCCTCTTAAAGATGGGAAGCTACCAGATCAGCTTTCTGCAGAGCTGTCTTTAGCTGTGGTCAATGGCAAAGATACGACTGGTAAACAAGGACAGTCATCTCCCAGAATGGAAGATCTATCCAGTGGAAATGGCTCTGGGAAAAATGAGTTGTCTTTTGACCCTGTTGTTCAATCAAAGGATGATTCATCGACGCCAATGGAACTAAGTCATGGTCCATCACAGCAGAGGAGAGAAGATTTGCCTGGATCAATGGACTTCTCTTATGATTCCATACCCCAACCTGGAGAAGATGCATCCAAGTCTCCTGGGCCAGTTTTGGACTTTAAAGAACCCCCGAGGCTCCTTTCTGATTTAGAAGCCTCACAAAAACACCCAAGTTCAGAAATTGTCAATCGAGATCAGGATGTTGAGCTTGAACAGCCACCAGTGCCGGTTTCTTTGGAGAATCTTTCCTTGGTTTCTGGGGAAAGGGATTCCCAGAACTTCGTCACCATGCATTCGGATGATCCTGAAAGTGGTGAGGAAATTCCCGTATCACACACTGGCAGACCACAAGATCCTGTAAATAATGGAGATGGACCAGCTAGTTGTTCATCTCCATCAACATGTCTGTATTCCAAATCAGCACAAACACATTCAGGTCCTGTTACTGTTAAAAGTTCACTGCAAGTAATTGATACAGCCCCAGTTCCTGAAAGCAGGAGTTCACAGGTGCTCAATCAACCTGCAGGATATGATCAGCAACAGAAACCACAACGAGCTGCTTCACAAGAACTGCACTTGCTTGATTCTCGGGGTGATTCGCAGATCCAACAGGTCCTGGATAAGTCTACTGTGCAGTGTCAATCAGGTACCTCTCAGGAGAATATGCGGAGTAACAAATGCTGGAGAATGAATAATACGCCACAGAAAATCTCCATGTCTGGAAACCATCTCCAGGCGTCTTCCTCACCGGTTTCTAATTCTCAACCAAGTACAGCTCAACATTCTGTGCACAATAGCCCGCAAATTGGGCCGAATCCCCATCAAGAAGCATTAAATCAAACATCACAAGACATTTCCCTATCAGAAAACCCCCCTCAAAGGTCTTCTTCACGTGCTTCTTTTTCTCAACCAAATACACCTCAACATTCTGGGCAGAGTAGCCAGCAACTTGGGCCCTTACACCACCAGGAAGCACTGAATCAAACATCACAACACCATTACCAGCAGCAGCATCTTTTGCACTGGCAGTATCAGCAGCATCAGCTGCAAATGCAACAGCCCTACACTAGTATACAACAGCAACAGATGCATCTACATCCAAGTCAACAGTTGTATCAGCACCAGCAGCTTATTCAGCAGCAACAACAGCAACAGAGTCAGCAGCATACACCTCTACTGCAACAGCAACAATATTTCCAGCAAATTCAGTCGTTACAATATTCACAGCAGCAATATCTTCTGCACCAGCTACAATATTTACCGCAGGCACAGCAACTATGGCACCAGCAGTTTCAACAGCAAGCACAACAGATGAAAGCACAGGAAGGCCAGCAAACACAGGAGCAGCAGCAAGAGCAATATCGTCAGTCTCAAGAACTTGCATACCAGATGCAACAACATACTTATCAACTACTCTTGCACCAGTACCAAGTACAGCAACAAGGATATCAgagcatgcaacaacaacaacaatggcaaCAACAGGGACATCTCCAATTACAGCAGTACTCTCACCTACAACAGCAGCAATATCATCATCTGGAGCAGCTAACTGATGAGGAATACAATCAAACCCATCAG GGTCAACAGGTTGTGGAGCAACATTCTTCAGGAACTCCTGCTCCTGAATCAGAATCACCAGAAATTGCAAGGCAACCACATTCAGCAGAAAAAGCTAGATATTCCGTATCCCCTTATAGACGGCCCCCTGCTCATGGAGTCTCACCTTCACATAGTACGGGTACATCGGCATCAAAAACTTCTTCATTTTCGAGGAAAAATTCTTCCCAAGATAAGTAA
- the LOC107859146 gene encoding uncharacterized protein LOC107859146 isoform X1, producing the protein MPSLKMKTNIATSSSKNGLHVCPKSSVISKSSLSRTRSVQNADEVADLIHSTQDVPIYYKVYPNQVGRNGDHANDLPDELLEKQQPPITGSPILDKMESSVVTSKSSSETIFSPTLEPVGAHSDSDPSDGASNDFYVPQLETEDSDSSRSSCELQTCNVSDFYISDMIVSCLAVEGENIYDDSLTDRFLSDYKCEEPNIFTNVDEECLLLPFLEDTAVASYSQECRTSGETAVQSDDSSLYMAIHQLRSSEQSDAFTYIESDDQAECFDPHSFIRNLPDILERPNILPKQSRRCKSITLVLDLDETLVHSTLEHCDDADFTFRVFFSMKEHIVYVKQRPHLQIFLERVAEMFEIVIFTASQSIYAKQLLDILDPDGKIISRRAYRESCIFSDGSYTKDLTVLGVDLAKVVIVDNSPQVFRLQVNNGIPIKSWFDDPSDSALISLLPFLEKLAEADDVRPIIAKKFGHMEITIVLATKWTNP; encoded by the exons ATGCCATCACTAAAAATGAAGACAAATATAGCCACATCCAGTTCGAAAAATGGTCTCCATGTCTGTCCAAAGTCAAGTGTCATATCCAAGAGTTCTCTCTCTCGAACCAGGAGTGTGCAGAATGCAGACGAAGTTGCAGATCTGATTCATAGTACTCAGGATG TTCCTATCTACTATAAAGTATATCCAAACCAAGTCGGAAGAAATGGAGATCATGCTAATGATTTGCCAGATGAACTGCTTGAAAAGCAACAGCCACCTATTACTGGTTCTCCAATCCTTGATAAAATG GAGTCTTCAGTAGTAACCTCCAAATCAAGTTCAGAGACCATCTTTTCACCTACTTTGGAGCCTGTTGGTGCACACAGTGATTCTGATCCAAGTGATGGAG CAAGCAATGATTTTTATGTACCCCAATTGGAGACTGAAGATAGTGATAGCAGCAGAAGTTCGTGTGAACTTCAGACATGCAATGTTTCAGACTTCTACATCTCTGATATGATTGTTTCTTGTTTAGCCGTCGAGGGTGAAAACATCTATGATGACAGTTTAACTGACAGATTCTTGTCTGATTACAAGTGTGAAGAGCCAAATATCTTCACTAATGTTGATGAGGAATGCTTGCTGTTGCCTTTTCTTGAAGACACAGCAGTAGCTAGCTATAGTCAAGAGTGCAGAACATCTGGAGAAACTGCCGTTCAGTCGGATGATTCGAGCTTATACATGGCTATTCACCAGCTCAGATCATCTGAACAATCTGATGCTTTCACATATATAGAGTCCGATGACCAAGCAGAATGCTTTGACCCACATAGTTTCATAAGAAATTTGCCAGACATATTAGAGAGGCCAAATATTTTGCCAAAACAATCACGAAGATGCAAATCAATCACCCTAGTACTTGACTTAGATG AGACACTTGTTCATTCTACTCTGGAGCACTGTGATGACGCAGACTTCACATTTCGGGTTTTCTTCAGCATGAAAGAACACATTGTCTATGTGAAACAGAGGCCTCACCTCCAGATATTCTTGGAGAGAGTCGCAGAGATGTTTGAAATTGTAATTTTTACCGCTAGTCAGAGCATATATGCAAAGCAACTGTTGGATATTCTGGATCCAGATGGAAAGATTATTTCAAGGCGCGCATATCGTGAATCATGCATCTTCTCTGATGGAAGTTATACCAAGGATTTAACAGTATTAGGTGTTGATCTGGCAAAAGTTGTAATTGTAGATAATTCTCCACAG GTTTTCAGATTGCAAGTGAATAATGGGATTCCTATTAAGAGTTGGTTTGATGACCCTTCAGACTCTGCACTAATTTCTTTACTTCCATTCCTAGAGAAACTGGCTGAGGCTGATGATGTCCGACCTATCATTGCTAAGAAATTTG GTCATATGGAGATAACTATTGTTTTGGCCACCAAGTGGACTAATCCTTAG
- the LOC107859146 gene encoding CTD small phosphatase-like protein 2 isoform X2, with the protein MPSLKMKTNIATSSSKNGLHVCPKSSVISKSSLSRTRSVQNADEVADLIHSTQDVPIYYKVYPNQVGRNGDHANDLPDELLEKQQPPITGSPILDKMESSVVTSKSSSETIFSPTLEPVGAHSDSDPSDGASNDFYVPQLETEDSDSSRSSCELQTCNVSDFYISDMIVSCLAVEGENIYDDSLTDRFLSDYKCEEPNIFTNVDEECLLLPFLEDTAVASYSQECRTSGETAVQSDDSSLYMAIHQLRSSEQSDAFTYIESDDQAECFDPHSFIRNLPDILERPNILPKQSRRCKSITLVLDLDETLVHSTLEHCDDADFTFRVFFSMKEHIVYVKQRPHLQIFLERVAEMFEIVIFTASQSIYAKQLLDILDPDGKIISRRAYRESCIFSDGSYTKDLTVLGVDLAKVVIVDNSPQVFRLQVNNGIPIKSWFDDPSDSALISLLPFLEKLAEADDVRPIIAKKFGNQE; encoded by the exons ATGCCATCACTAAAAATGAAGACAAATATAGCCACATCCAGTTCGAAAAATGGTCTCCATGTCTGTCCAAAGTCAAGTGTCATATCCAAGAGTTCTCTCTCTCGAACCAGGAGTGTGCAGAATGCAGACGAAGTTGCAGATCTGATTCATAGTACTCAGGATG TTCCTATCTACTATAAAGTATATCCAAACCAAGTCGGAAGAAATGGAGATCATGCTAATGATTTGCCAGATGAACTGCTTGAAAAGCAACAGCCACCTATTACTGGTTCTCCAATCCTTGATAAAATG GAGTCTTCAGTAGTAACCTCCAAATCAAGTTCAGAGACCATCTTTTCACCTACTTTGGAGCCTGTTGGTGCACACAGTGATTCTGATCCAAGTGATGGAG CAAGCAATGATTTTTATGTACCCCAATTGGAGACTGAAGATAGTGATAGCAGCAGAAGTTCGTGTGAACTTCAGACATGCAATGTTTCAGACTTCTACATCTCTGATATGATTGTTTCTTGTTTAGCCGTCGAGGGTGAAAACATCTATGATGACAGTTTAACTGACAGATTCTTGTCTGATTACAAGTGTGAAGAGCCAAATATCTTCACTAATGTTGATGAGGAATGCTTGCTGTTGCCTTTTCTTGAAGACACAGCAGTAGCTAGCTATAGTCAAGAGTGCAGAACATCTGGAGAAACTGCCGTTCAGTCGGATGATTCGAGCTTATACATGGCTATTCACCAGCTCAGATCATCTGAACAATCTGATGCTTTCACATATATAGAGTCCGATGACCAAGCAGAATGCTTTGACCCACATAGTTTCATAAGAAATTTGCCAGACATATTAGAGAGGCCAAATATTTTGCCAAAACAATCACGAAGATGCAAATCAATCACCCTAGTACTTGACTTAGATG AGACACTTGTTCATTCTACTCTGGAGCACTGTGATGACGCAGACTTCACATTTCGGGTTTTCTTCAGCATGAAAGAACACATTGTCTATGTGAAACAGAGGCCTCACCTCCAGATATTCTTGGAGAGAGTCGCAGAGATGTTTGAAATTGTAATTTTTACCGCTAGTCAGAGCATATATGCAAAGCAACTGTTGGATATTCTGGATCCAGATGGAAAGATTATTTCAAGGCGCGCATATCGTGAATCATGCATCTTCTCTGATGGAAGTTATACCAAGGATTTAACAGTATTAGGTGTTGATCTGGCAAAAGTTGTAATTGTAGATAATTCTCCACAG GTTTTCAGATTGCAAGTGAATAATGGGATTCCTATTAAGAGTTGGTTTGATGACCCTTCAGACTCTGCACTAATTTCTTTACTTCCATTCCTAGAGAAACTGGCTGAGGCTGATGATGTCCGACCTATCATTGCTAAGAAATTTGGTAACCAGGAATAA